From a region of the Nitrospirota bacterium genome:
- a CDS encoding O-antigen ligase domain-containing protein — protein MPIGPLGLITLLLLAIGLALAVMYEEAGPIVGAVGGMALLVISFLSTPLSLYLLVYSMLLGPEFVAGGMGGVSATQGRGVTLRFDDFLLAIIGFVWLVKSAIHKEESPVKYTPLNGPMMFYVAICLFATLMGVVAGRVKPQTGFFFNLKYFEYFFVYFMVVNAVDTEKEVRGLIKASLITCFLVSLFGIAQIPSGERASAPFEGEQGEPNTLGGYLVFMMAIAIGLLMTRGAIGQKKWQFILLLGAGVLGIFATLSRSSMLALSVIVLVVVLFTSYKKPLLFVMVLALIATSPLWAPKSVKERVTFTFTQESQVGQLRLGGLKVDTSTSERLHSWENSFKYFQKSPLWGAGITGSPYFMDAMYPRLITETGLLGIVAFVTIVYSLFRMAFLCYNRSPDPAVQGLAMGFMLGLMGLLIHGLGSNTFIIVRIMEPFWLYAAFLAKAYLALPSLEAQEGRPEPMPSRTALGGVG, from the coding sequence ATGCCAATCGGACCGCTGGGCCTGATCACGCTGCTGTTGCTCGCGATAGGGCTGGCGTTGGCCGTCATGTATGAAGAAGCCGGCCCGATTGTCGGCGCGGTCGGCGGGATGGCCCTGCTCGTCATCTCGTTCCTTTCCACCCCGCTGAGTCTCTATCTGCTCGTCTACTCGATGCTGCTGGGTCCCGAATTCGTGGCTGGCGGGATGGGCGGTGTCAGCGCTACGCAGGGGCGCGGCGTGACGCTCCGTTTCGATGATTTCCTATTGGCCATCATCGGTTTCGTCTGGCTCGTCAAGTCGGCCATCCACAAAGAAGAGTCCCCGGTCAAATACACGCCGTTGAACGGGCCCATGATGTTCTATGTGGCGATCTGTCTGTTTGCCACGCTGATGGGGGTGGTGGCCGGACGCGTCAAGCCGCAGACCGGATTTTTCTTCAACTTGAAGTATTTCGAATATTTCTTCGTATACTTCATGGTGGTCAATGCGGTGGATACCGAAAAAGAGGTCCGGGGCCTCATCAAGGCCAGCCTGATCACCTGTTTCCTCGTGTCGCTCTTCGGGATTGCACAAATTCCATCCGGGGAGCGGGCTTCGGCCCCCTTTGAAGGAGAACAGGGAGAGCCCAATACATTGGGCGGCTATCTGGTCTTCATGATGGCTATTGCCATCGGACTGCTCATGACGCGGGGTGCGATCGGGCAAAAGAAGTGGCAGTTCATTCTCCTCCTGGGTGCTGGCGTCCTGGGCATCTTTGCCACACTGTCGCGCTCTTCCATGTTGGCGCTCTCGGTGATCGTGCTGGTCGTGGTCCTGTTTACCAGCTATAAGAAGCCGCTCCTCTTTGTGATGGTGCTGGCGCTGATTGCGACCTCTCCCTTATGGGCGCCGAAGAGTGTGAAGGAGCGCGTGACGTTTACCTTCACCCAGGAATCCCAGGTCGGTCAGCTGCGCCTTGGGGGGTTGAAGGTGGATACTTCTACGTCGGAGCGGCTGCACTCCTGGGAAAATTCGTTCAAGTATTTTCAAAAGTCTCCTTTGTGGGGAGCCGGCATCACCGGCTCTCCCTATTTCATGGATGCCATGTACCCGCGCCTGATCACCGAGACCGGGCTGTTGGGGATTGTTGCGTTCGTGACCATCGTATACAGCCTCTTTCGTATGGCGTTCCTCTGCTACAACCGTTCCCCTGACCCTGCCGTGCAAGGGCTGGCGATGGGTTTTATGCTCGGTTTGATGGGACTCCTGATCCACGGGCTCGGGTCCAACACCTTCATTATCGTGCGGATCATGGAGCCGTTCTGGCTGTACGCCGCCTTTTTGGCAAAGGCCTATCTTGCTCTGCCGTCACTTGAGGCACAGGAGGGCCGGCCGGAGCCGATGCCCTCCCGGACAGCTTTGGGAGGGGTTGGATAG